In one window of Spirochaetaceae bacterium DNA:
- the miaA gene encoding tRNA (adenosine(37)-N6)-dimethylallyltransferase MiaA — protein MSEPGSRAGAQAGPRPRVTLLLGPTAVGKSRLLEDLLPRLRQWRVEVINADSRQVYRGLDAGTAKPPQQLRRRLPHHLVDVVDPDRQFTAGDFVRAADRLVGEIERRGGWAVVAGGAAFYLWSFLHGLPAAPPGDASIRRELRERLRTEGAAALHAELARKDPDGAARLPPADVNRVLRALEVFQLTGTPWSSFRPAETVRRDFELLILGLQRDRADLYRRIDRRVEEMFAGGLAAEVAALCARGYHRDTPAMRSIGYAEFFPAHSAPDEATMRLIQRNTRRLAKRQLTFFRRFPDVRWLPADSSAEVGAAMERFLASPDTGTSG, from the coding sequence ATGTCGGAACCGGGTTCGCGCGCCGGCGCGCAGGCCGGTCCGCGCCCGCGCGTAACGCTGCTGTTGGGTCCGACGGCGGTCGGCAAGTCCCGGCTCCTCGAAGATCTGCTGCCGCGGTTGCGCCAGTGGCGGGTGGAAGTGATCAACGCCGACTCGCGCCAGGTGTACCGCGGACTCGACGCGGGTACGGCCAAGCCGCCGCAGCAGTTGCGCCGCCGGCTGCCGCATCACCTTGTCGACGTCGTGGATCCCGACCGCCAATTCACCGCGGGCGACTTCGTGCGTGCCGCCGACCGCCTGGTGGGCGAGATCGAGCGGCGCGGGGGCTGGGCGGTGGTGGCCGGCGGTGCGGCGTTCTACCTGTGGTCGTTCCTGCACGGGTTGCCGGCGGCGCCTCCGGGCGACGCGAGCATCCGGCGCGAGTTGCGCGAACGGCTGCGCACCGAGGGTGCGGCGGCGCTGCACGCCGAGCTCGCTCGCAAGGATCCGGACGGCGCCGCGCGGCTGCCGCCGGCGGACGTGAACCGGGTGCTGCGCGCTCTCGAGGTGTTCCAGCTCACCGGTACTCCGTGGTCGTCGTTCCGCCCGGCCGAGACGGTGCGCCGCGACTTCGAGCTGCTGATCCTGGGGCTGCAGCGGGACCGCGCCGACCTGTACCGGCGCATCGATCGACGGGTGGAGGAGATGTTCGCCGGCGGCCTGGCCGCCGAGGTGGCGGCGCTCTGCGCGCGCGGCTACCACCGCGATACGCCGGCAATGCGCAGCATCGGTTACGCGGAATTCTTCCCGGCCCACTCGGCCCCGGATGAGGCGACCATGCGTCTGATCCAGCGCAACACGCGGCGGCTGGCAAAGCGCCAGCTCACCTTCTTTCGGCGCTTCCCGGACGTCCGCTGGCTGCCGGCGGACTCCAGCGCCGAAGTCGGGGCGGCAATGGAGCGGTTCCTGGCGTCTCCCGATACCGGCACGAGCGGGTGA
- the rpoZ gene encoding DNA-directed RNA polymerase subunit omega: MILPLNLLIGNVDNRYQLSAAAMRRAHQLALTGDEDIEANKGKIVSTSIQQILTKKVKYEIER; the protein is encoded by the coding sequence GTGATTCTTCCTCTGAACCTTCTCATCGGAAATGTCGATAACCGCTATCAGCTTTCGGCTGCCGCGATGCGCCGGGCGCACCAGCTCGCCTTGACCGGCGACGAAGATATCGAAGCGAACAAGGGCAAGATCGTCTCCACCTCCATCCAGCAGATCCTCACCAAGAAGGTGAAGTACGAGATAGAGCGGTAG
- a CDS encoding cytidylate kinase family protein, with translation MRIAISGKSGCGNSTVSRLVADRLGLRLINYTFKNLAAEYGIDFAALHARAARDFSIDRTLDRRQLAAAAGGACVLASRLAIWLLADAELKVYLTAPPEVRARRIARRERTAFAAARVDTGRRDANDRQRYLELYRIDIDDAEPADLVIDTSAHDQFAAAAAIVAAAHARGSVAGGGVT, from the coding sequence ATGCGCATCGCGATCTCGGGCAAGAGCGGTTGCGGAAACTCGACGGTGTCGCGCCTGGTCGCCGACCGCCTCGGGCTGCGGCTGATCAACTACACGTTCAAGAACCTTGCCGCCGAATACGGCATCGATTTTGCCGCGTTGCATGCGCGCGCGGCGCGCGATTTCTCGATCGACCGCACCCTGGACCGGCGCCAGCTCGCCGCGGCGGCCGGCGGTGCCTGCGTGCTCGCCTCGCGGCTCGCCATCTGGCTGCTTGCGGATGCCGAGCTGAAGGTGTATCTGACCGCCCCCCCGGAGGTGCGGGCGCGGCGCATCGCGCGGCGCGAGCGCACCGCCTTCGCCGCCGCCCGGGTCGACACCGGACGGCGAGACGCCAACGACCGGCAGCGTTACCTGGAGCTGTATCGGATCGACATCGACGATGCCGAGCCGGCCGACCTGGTAATCGATACGTCGGCGCACGACCAGTTCGCGGCGGCGGCAGCCATTGTCGCGGCGGCGCACGCGCGTGGCAGCGTTGCCGGCGGCGGCGTAACCTGA
- a CDS encoding YicC family protein, with product MRGMTGFGRAEHTTGKRRIAVEIKSYNSRYLEIQVGVPPGYAELEPRLRAEVAERVSRGRVELALSVADLADAVEVSVDTAAARAYIGALRELSDVAGGGPVTLSNLLAVGGFLSERREPCVEGLWSDCRQPLEQAFAQFEAACRRDGNVTAADLRRLLAEIALEVDRIEAEAPRAAERQRDALAARAQELLAGAVDEERLVAALATLLGKSDVNEELIRLRGHLEAFGDGLAAGERAKKLEFISQEMMREANTVAAKGSSVSISAAAVRVKDAVERIREHLRNVA from the coding sequence ATGCGCGGCATGACCGGCTTCGGCCGGGCCGAACACACCACCGGGAAGCGGCGCATCGCCGTCGAGATAAAGTCGTACAACAGCCGTTACCTGGAAATCCAGGTGGGCGTGCCGCCCGGCTACGCCGAGTTGGAGCCGCGCCTGCGCGCCGAGGTGGCCGAGCGCGTGAGCCGCGGGCGGGTGGAGTTGGCGCTGTCCGTGGCAGACCTCGCCGACGCCGTCGAGGTGAGCGTCGACACGGCCGCAGCCCGCGCCTACATTGGCGCGTTGCGCGAGCTGTCCGACGTTGCCGGCGGCGGCCCGGTGACGCTGAGCAACTTGCTCGCGGTGGGCGGATTCCTGAGCGAGCGGCGCGAGCCGTGCGTGGAGGGGCTGTGGAGCGACTGCCGGCAACCGCTCGAGCAGGCGTTCGCACAGTTCGAGGCGGCGTGCCGCCGGGACGGGAACGTCACCGCGGCCGACCTGCGCCGCCTGCTCGCGGAGATCGCGCTCGAGGTGGACCGGATCGAAGCCGAGGCGCCGCGCGCGGCCGAGCGCCAGCGCGACGCCCTGGCCGCGCGCGCGCAGGAACTGCTCGCGGGCGCGGTGGACGAGGAGCGGTTGGTCGCCGCGCTCGCCACGCTGCTTGGCAAGAGCGACGTCAACGAGGAGTTGATCCGGCTGCGCGGCCACCTCGAGGCCTTCGGCGATGGGCTCGCCGCCGGTGAACGGGCCAAGAAGCTGGAGTTCATCAGCCAGGAAATGATGCGCGAGGCGAACACCGTGGCTGCCAAGGGTTCGTCGGTCTCGATCAGCGCCGCGGCCGTTCGCGTCAAGGATGCCGTAGAGCGCATCCGCGAGCACCTGCGCAACGTCGCCTGA
- the murC gene encoding UDP-N-acetylmuramate--L-alanine ligase, whose product MQIRGRNIHLVGAKGTGMAALAEILAARGASLTGSDVAESFPTDEILDRLQLRPGVGFAAADLPADTDWVIHSAAYERGDNPQLRAAAARGIPLSSYPEALGALSRTARSVAIAGVHGKTTTAALCGLLVQALHLPATVLTATGVANFDGRATLIGGADYLIAETCEYRNHFASFRPSHVVITAVELEHVDAFPTHAALVAAFTDFAGTLPEGGTLVYCADNAGAAEVARIVSERRPDLRLLPYGEHAAGALRISSLREAAGVTRFRLHCLAEPVALQVPGRHNAANAAAAAGVACVLLGEQGRALGESQQSAIVRALGAYRGGKRRTEIVGECGGILVIDDYAHHPTELVTTLAGLRAFYPGRRIVVDFMSHTFSRTAALLADFATAFGAADEVLLHPVYASAREQSPVTPEQAGRALYDAVAGEHPRVRWCGTLAAASERLAATLRRGDLLVTMGAGDNWRVGREVLRLLGGARQRGAEG is encoded by the coding sequence ATGCAGATCAGAGGACGCAACATTCACCTGGTAGGGGCCAAGGGCACCGGCATGGCGGCGCTTGCCGAGATTCTGGCCGCCCGCGGGGCGTCCCTGACCGGCTCCGACGTGGCCGAGTCGTTCCCTACCGACGAGATATTGGATCGCCTGCAACTCCGGCCCGGGGTCGGTTTCGCCGCCGCCGACCTGCCGGCCGACACCGACTGGGTGATCCACTCCGCCGCCTACGAACGCGGCGACAACCCGCAACTGCGTGCCGCCGCGGCGCGCGGCATACCGTTGTCCAGCTACCCGGAGGCGCTCGGCGCGCTGTCGCGGACCGCGCGTTCGGTGGCCATCGCCGGGGTACACGGCAAGACCACCACCGCCGCGCTGTGCGGGCTGCTGGTGCAGGCGCTGCACCTCCCGGCAACCGTGCTCACCGCCACCGGGGTGGCCAACTTCGACGGCCGCGCGACGCTGATCGGCGGCGCCGACTACCTGATCGCCGAGACCTGCGAATACCGCAACCACTTCGCCAGTTTCCGGCCCAGCCACGTCGTGATTACCGCCGTGGAGCTGGAGCACGTCGATGCGTTTCCGACCCACGCCGCGCTGGTGGCCGCGTTCACCGACTTCGCCGGCACGCTGCCGGAGGGCGGCACCCTCGTCTACTGCGCCGACAACGCCGGCGCCGCCGAGGTGGCGCGCATCGTTTCGGAACGGCGCCCGGACCTGCGCCTGCTCCCGTACGGTGAACACGCCGCCGGCGCGCTGCGCATCTCGTCGTTGCGGGAGGCGGCCGGCGTGACCCGGTTCCGGCTGCACTGCCTGGCCGAGCCGGTCGCGCTGCAGGTACCGGGACGCCACAACGCCGCCAACGCCGCCGCCGCCGCGGGCGTGGCGTGCGTGCTGCTCGGCGAGCAGGGCCGGGCCCTTGGCGAGTCGCAGCAGTCCGCGATCGTGCGCGCGCTCGGCGCCTACCGCGGCGGCAAGCGCCGCACCGAGATTGTCGGGGAGTGCGGCGGCATCCTGGTGATCGACGATTACGCGCATCACCCGACGGAGCTGGTTACCACGCTGGCCGGGCTGCGCGCGTTCTACCCGGGCCGGCGCATCGTGGTCGACTTCATGAGCCACACCTTCTCGCGCACCGCGGCGCTGCTTGCCGACTTCGCTACCGCGTTCGGCGCCGCCGACGAGGTGTTGCTGCACCCGGTGTACGCGTCCGCGCGCGAGCAGTCCCCCGTCACCCCCGAGCAGGCGGGACGCGCGCTGTACGACGCGGTGGCCGGCGAGCACCCGCGCGTGCGCTGGTGCGGCACCCTGGCGGCGGCAAGCGAGCGCCTCGCGGCCACCCTGCGCCGCGGCGACCTGCTGGTGACCATGGGAGCCGGTGACAATTGGCGGGTGGGCCGGGAAGTGCTGCGCCTGCTCGGCGGTGCGCGCCAGCGCGGGGCAGAGGGTTGA